Proteins from a single region of Palaemon carinicauda isolate YSFRI2023 chromosome 1, ASM3689809v2, whole genome shotgun sequence:
- the LOC137654566 gene encoding protein scylla-like isoform X2, which yields MAHTKVLSPAPASTLTDLLGPLPTEEDDFETWLEDPTERVTQATLRRRVEEEMRLATDDGIWLPPSLLDQVAEEVLHLSKDEPCGLRGCVVFVTWKDGVSNDQPQPIAQVKADSSTPTTHILVLTLQPDCSSWYNRMARMIRSLDKRERRQLVASPQYELVKRRLCNFEE from the exons ATGGCACATACGAAAGTGCTGTCGCCGGCGCCCGCATCGACCTTAACTGATCTCCTGGGGCCTTTACCTACAGAGGAAG ATGACTTTGAAACTTGGCTTGAGGATCCGACAGAACGCGTGACTCAGGCCACACTGAGACGAAGAGTGGAAGAAGAAATGCGATTAGCGACAGACGATGGCATCTGGCTTCCTCCATCTCTCTTGGATCAAGTGGCTGAGGAAGTCCTCCACCTGTCCAAGGATGAACCCTGTGGACTCAG GGGCTGTGTGGTGTTCGTCACGTGGAAGGACGGCGTTTCCAATGACCAACCACAACCCATCGCCCAAGTTAAAGCCGACTCCAGCACACCAACCACACATATCTTAGTCTTAACTTTGCAACCGGATTGTTCTTCTTGGTATAACAGGATGGCGAGAATGATCAG GTCGTTAGACAAGAGAGAAAGAAGACAGCTGGTGGCGTCTCCCCAATACGAACTCGTAAAGAGAAGATTATGCAACTTTGAAGAATGA
- the LOC137654566 gene encoding protein scylla-like isoform X1 yields the protein MPSLNTNYIVFLVARLLTDAKRRGSDLSLDLHLSRKCLVRSVMAWRFGARMHVLYDFETWLEDPTERVTQATLRRRVEEEMRLATDDGIWLPPSLLDQVAEEVLHLSKDEPCGLRGCVVFVTWKDGVSNDQPQPIAQVKADSSTPTTHILVLTLQPDCSSWYNRMARMIRSLDKRERRQLVASPQYELVKRRLCNFEE from the exons ATGCCTTCACTTAATACGAACTATATCGTATTCTTAGTTGCTCGCCTGCTTACGGATGCCAAGCGTAGAGGAAGTGATTTAAGCCTTGACCTCCACCTGAGTAGAAAGTGTCTTGTGCGGTCTGTCATGGCGTGGCGATTTGGTGCCAGGATGCATGTgttgt ATGACTTTGAAACTTGGCTTGAGGATCCGACAGAACGCGTGACTCAGGCCACACTGAGACGAAGAGTGGAAGAAGAAATGCGATTAGCGACAGACGATGGCATCTGGCTTCCTCCATCTCTCTTGGATCAAGTGGCTGAGGAAGTCCTCCACCTGTCCAAGGATGAACCCTGTGGACTCAG GGGCTGTGTGGTGTTCGTCACGTGGAAGGACGGCGTTTCCAATGACCAACCACAACCCATCGCCCAAGTTAAAGCCGACTCCAGCACACCAACCACACATATCTTAGTCTTAACTTTGCAACCGGATTGTTCTTCTTGGTATAACAGGATGGCGAGAATGATCAG GTCGTTAGACAAGAGAGAAAGAAGACAGCTGGTGGCGTCTCCCCAATACGAACTCGTAAAGAGAAGATTATGCAACTTTGAAGAATGA